From a single Chloracidobacterium thermophilum B genomic region:
- a CDS encoding Eco57I restriction-modification methylase domain-containing protein — MSQLSAVRIEGGLLGPDTLEKLLAGELPGQKLQDFGLDGRRSLTDEIASVFADARTQWEVFQRRLERLPKDDPATSVTRDAWLIPFLSLLGYELRYNARAHDIDGATFAISHRAGEAEDAPPVHLVGVRQELGRLAPGSRSRLAPHSLVQEYLNRTDHVWGLVTNGLVVRLLRNSTFVRRQAYVEFDLRQILEEQRFGDFAVLYRLLHRTRLPRTAEDAPDCLLEQYYRDAIEQGGRVREGLRAGVEACIKHLANGFLAHPANAGLRGEEEASGEWRVASGREASSEWRVASGREASSEWRVASGSEASSEWRVASGSEASSEWRVASSNQPLATHHSPLAPEPLATHHSPLAPSATHHSPLAPHDFYRQLLRLVYRLLFLLVSEDRGLIGDSPLYREHYGVARLRRLLDRHSAYTDHEDIWCSLKVLWKVLSDDNLAACLGMSPLNGALFEPLDLDQCSISNRDFLEAFWHLAYYREEPSAPPRRVNYAALDVEELGSVYESLLDYHPQIDMSGRVPRFELASGSERKSTGSYYTPPELVAELIRSALEPVLEERLAEARRMADELQRVANGEWRVVRQMIIERFGERHGNSILSRLGSLAESDAPGRTGVSAHRELPPGGTVRADEPNAACRNLGSGEHRGGLGPAGNEGVSSFSQHRGGQPERAGNLHFAGTAGGTGGSGDNPADTGLDSCTQQTDGESSAQSQEELVPHSPPASTGSSRNCPYPSPLAPEPLTTRHSLLATRHSPLAQALAEHTLLSLRVLDPACGSGHFLLAAARRLGKELAKIRTGKDEPDPDHVREAIRDVVARCLYGVDKNPLAVELCRVALWLEAHCVGKPLTFLDHHIKCGDSLVGVRDLAVLERGIPDEAFAPVSADDKSAAAALKKQNKKERHDLETRQGQLPFDPTDLLAGLQAQRQQLEAIADDSPADVRRKKSLYDDYDRDPQRRKLAEACHLWTAAFFQRLKPGAAPSAITTQVITDHLADRRHPQAVAIAEALAAEQHFFHWPLEFPEVFGGMASSEWRVASGGEASGEWRVASGSEASGEWRVASGSEGNSLLATRDSRLASLPLAPSPTGFDVVLSNPPWEMIQHDPEEFFATREPAIAAAPNMAKRKKMIENLRETNPSLYHEFWKKQHANDCFKKFLHFSGRFMRTGRGRMNMAYIFAELSSMLMAKSGRAGLVVPTGLMTDSFAQEFSSSIIENNQLVSLFDFENREKLFQAVDSRMKFCLLTLTGGSEEVGSEQGASSERRVASSEQVASSEQRVASEASSEQRVASSDQPLATRHSPLANSATRHSLLAFFATRAEHLRDPRRVFSLTADDIRVINPNTRTLPVFRTRQDADLTRAIYERVPILVNEKTGQNPWGISFKLMFMMNTDSHLFRTRAELEKEGYRLVGNRFVKEASGEQRVASSEKASREQRVASCKEASGEWRVVIHHSLLATHYSPIPPLATPHSPTPIFPSTKPR; from the coding sequence ATGAGCCAGCTCTCCGCCGTACGCATTGAAGGGGGGCTTCTGGGCCCCGATACGCTGGAAAAGCTCCTTGCCGGCGAGCTTCCCGGACAGAAGCTGCAAGACTTCGGGCTGGACGGCCGGCGCAGCCTGACGGATGAAATAGCCAGCGTCTTTGCTGATGCCCGCACCCAGTGGGAGGTCTTCCAGCGCCGGCTGGAGCGTCTGCCGAAGGACGACCCGGCCACATCCGTCACCCGTGATGCCTGGTTGATCCCGTTTCTGAGCCTGCTGGGCTATGAACTGCGCTACAACGCGCGCGCCCATGACATAGACGGCGCGACGTTCGCCATCTCGCACCGGGCCGGCGAAGCGGAGGATGCTCCGCCGGTCCACCTCGTGGGCGTACGGCAGGAACTGGGGCGGCTGGCCCCGGGCAGCCGGTCACGCCTTGCGCCGCATTCGCTGGTGCAGGAATACCTGAACCGGACCGATCACGTCTGGGGACTTGTCACCAACGGTCTCGTGGTGCGCCTGTTGCGCAACAGCACCTTTGTGCGCCGGCAGGCCTATGTCGAGTTCGACCTGCGCCAGATTCTTGAAGAGCAGCGGTTCGGAGACTTTGCTGTTCTCTACCGGCTGCTGCACCGCACCCGCCTGCCGCGCACGGCCGAAGATGCCCCGGACTGCCTGCTGGAGCAGTACTACCGGGACGCCATAGAACAGGGCGGGCGCGTCCGGGAGGGGCTGCGCGCCGGCGTGGAAGCCTGTATCAAACACCTCGCCAACGGCTTTCTCGCGCATCCGGCCAACGCGGGGTTGAGAGGGGAGGAAGAAGCGAGTGGCGAGTGGCGAGTAGCGAGTGGAAGGGAAGCGAGTAGCGAATGGCGAGTAGCGAGTGGAAGGGAAGCGAGTAGCGAATGGCGAGTAGCGAGTGGAAGTGAAGCGAGTAGCGAATGGCGAGTAGCGAGTGGAAGTGAAGCGAGTAGCGAATGGCGAGTAGCGAGTAGTAATCAACCACTCGCCACTCACCACTCACCACTCGCCCCTGAACCACTCGCCACTCACCACTCACCACTCGCCCCTTCCGCCACTCACCACTCACCACTCGCCCCCCACGACTTTTACCGGCAACTCTTACGTCTGGTCTATCGCCTGCTCTTCCTGCTGGTTTCCGAAGACCGGGGGCTGATTGGCGACAGCCCTCTTTATCGGGAGCATTACGGCGTGGCGCGGCTGCGGCGGCTGCTCGACCGGCACAGCGCCTACACCGACCATGAAGACATCTGGTGCAGCCTCAAGGTGCTGTGGAAGGTACTTTCCGACGACAACCTTGCCGCGTGCCTGGGCATGTCCCCCCTCAACGGGGCGCTTTTCGAGCCCCTTGACCTCGACCAGTGCAGCATCAGCAACCGCGACTTCCTCGAAGCCTTCTGGCATCTGGCGTATTACCGGGAAGAGCCTTCGGCGCCGCCCCGGCGCGTGAACTATGCCGCGCTGGATGTCGAAGAACTCGGTTCGGTCTATGAGAGCCTGCTCGACTACCACCCGCAGATTGACATGTCGGGAAGGGTGCCCCGCTTTGAGTTGGCGTCCGGGTCAGAGCGCAAGAGCACCGGTTCCTACTACACCCCGCCGGAACTCGTGGCGGAACTCATCCGTTCGGCGCTCGAACCGGTACTGGAAGAACGGCTGGCCGAGGCCAGGCGAATGGCGGATGAGCTACAGCGAGTGGCGAATGGCGAATGGCGAGTGGTGCGTCAGATGATTATCGAACGCTTTGGAGAACGCCATGGCAATTCAATCCTATCAAGACTTGGAAGTCTGGCAGAAAGCGATGCACCTGGCAGAACAGGTGTATCAGCTCACCGCGAGCTTCCCCCGGGAGGAACTGTTCGGGCTGACGAGCCAAATGCGGCGTGCCGCAACCTCGGTTCCGGCGAACATCGCGGAGGGCTGGGCCCGGCGGGGAACGAAGGAGTTTCTTCATTTTCTCAACATCGCGGCGGGCAGCCTGAGAGAGCTGGAAACTTACACTTTGCTGGCACAGCGGGTGGGACTGGCGGCTCCGGTGACAACCCAGCCGATACTGGACTGGATTCATGTACTCAGCAAACAGATGGTGAATCTTCAGCGCAGTCTCAGGAGGAGTTAGTTCCCCACTCGCCACCCGCCAGTACGGGCAGTTCCCGGAACTGCCCCTACCCCTCACCACTCGCCCCTGAACCACTCACCACTCGCCACTCGCTACTCGCCACTCGCCACTCACCACTCGCCCAAGCCCTCGCCGAACACACCCTGCTCTCCCTCCGCGTCCTTGACCCCGCCTGCGGTTCGGGACATTTCCTGCTGGCGGCGGCGCGGCGGCTGGGCAAGGAACTGGCCAAAATCCGTACCGGCAAAGACGAGCCTGATCCCGATCACGTCCGCGAGGCCATCCGCGACGTGGTGGCCCGCTGCCTCTACGGCGTGGACAAAAACCCGTTGGCCGTGGAGCTGTGCCGCGTGGCCCTGTGGCTGGAAGCGCACTGTGTGGGTAAGCCCCTCACCTTTCTGGACCACCACATCAAGTGCGGCGACTCGCTGGTGGGCGTCCGTGATCTGGCGGTTCTGGAAAGGGGCATCCCCGATGAAGCCTTCGCTCCGGTCAGCGCCGATGACAAATCGGCGGCTGCCGCTCTCAAAAAGCAGAACAAAAAGGAACGTCACGATCTGGAGACTAGGCAGGGGCAACTTCCGTTTGACCCGACGGACCTTCTGGCCGGGCTACAGGCACAGCGCCAGCAGCTTGAAGCCATCGCCGACGACTCGCCCGCCGACGTACGCCGCAAGAAAAGCCTCTATGATGACTATGACCGGGACCCGCAGCGCCGGAAGCTGGCTGAAGCGTGCCATCTGTGGACGGCGGCCTTCTTTCAGCGCCTGAAGCCGGGAGCCGCCCCGTCCGCCATCACCACCCAGGTCATCACGGACCATCTCGCCGACCGGCGGCATCCCCAGGCGGTGGCCATCGCAGAAGCCCTTGCCGCGGAGCAGCACTTCTTCCACTGGCCGCTGGAGTTCCCGGAGGTGTTTGGGGGAATGGCGAGTAGCGAATGGCGAGTGGCGAGTGGTGGGGAGGCGAGTGGCGAATGGCGAGTGGCGAGTGGTTCAGAAGCGAGTGGTGAGTGGCGAGTGGCGAGTGGTTCGGAGGGCAATTCACTACTCGCGACTCGCGACTCGCGACTCGCTTCCCTCCCACTCGCCCCTTCCCCCACCGGCTTCGACGTGGTGCTTTCCAACCCGCCCTGGGAGATGATTCAGCATGACCCGGAAGAGTTTTTTGCCACTCGTGAACCAGCCATTGCCGCTGCTCCCAACATGGCCAAGAGAAAAAAGATGATTGAGAATCTGCGTGAAACAAATCCATCTCTATACCATGAGTTCTGGAAGAAACAGCACGCCAATGACTGTTTCAAAAAATTCCTCCACTTTTCAGGGAGATTTATGCGCACTGGCAGGGGGAGGATGAACATGGCATATATTTTTGCTGAACTCAGCTCAATGCTCATGGCAAAATCAGGCAGGGCTGGCTTAGTGGTGCCAACGGGACTCATGACGGATTCGTTTGCTCAGGAGTTTTCTTCAAGCATTATCGAAAACAACCAACTTGTCAGCCTGTTCGACTTTGAAAACCGCGAAAAACTTTTCCAGGCAGTGGACAGCCGCATGAAATTCTGCCTGCTTACCCTGACCGGCGGGAGTGAGGAAGTGGGTAGCGAACAGGGAGCGAGTAGCGAGCGGCGAGTAGCGAGTAGCGAGCAAGTAGCGAGCAGCGAGCAGCGAGTAGCGAGTGAAGCGAGTAGCGAGCAGCGAGTAGCGAGTAGCGATCAACCACTCGCCACTCGCCATTCGCCACTCGCCAATTCCGCCACTCGCCACTCACTACTCGCTTTTTTCGCCACCCGCGCCGAACATCTCCGGGACCCACGCCGTGTTTTCAGCCTGACGGCCGACGATATTCGTGTCATCAATCCAAACACGCGGACTTTGCCAGTATTCCGTACCCGGCAGGATGCCGACCTGACGCGCGCCATCTACGAGCGTGTACCTATACTGGTCAACGAGAAGACAGGTCAAAACCCTTGGGGTATCAGTTTCAAATTGATGTTCATGATGAACACTGACTCGCACCTCTTCCGCACCCGCGCCGAACTGGAAAAGGAAGGCTACCGGCTGGTGGGGAACCGGTTTGTGAAGGAAGCGAGTGGCGAGCAGCGAGTAGCGAGTAGTGAGAAAGCGAGTCGCGAGCAGCGAGTAGCGAGTTGTAAGGAAGCGAGCGGCGAGTGGCGAGTAGTAATTCACCACTCGCTACTCGCGACTCACTACTCGCCAATTCCGCCACTCGCCACTCCTCACTCGCCAACACCTATCTTCCCCTCTACGAAGCCAAGATGA
- a CDS encoding Rpn family recombination-promoting nuclease/putative transposase has protein sequence MTDAPFHDTGYKALFSLPELVQQLIEGFVTPDIAQLLDFSTLELVAGSFVTPAMQSREEDVVWRVKMADTMLYLYLLLEFQSTPDAAMPVRMVQYVAALYDSLIKEKRVDPRRLPPVLPVVLYNGERRWRVATDIGEVIECPPVLRAYQPRLRYYLLDEGAYSAQELAGIRNVVAGIFALENAEGKEEALAVVRRISEALQALPNRERIDRVLTQWVKRYLQRVHPGAMMAVEETLETGEGTMLATNVQKWAEALLREGVQQGLQQGMHRGQHEGKVWALRQLLRVRFPDADLTPYQSRLDAATDAELEHLLTKAATAATLEEVFATQ, from the coding sequence ATGACCGACGCGCCCTTTCACGACACCGGCTACAAGGCGCTGTTCAGCCTGCCGGAGCTTGTCCAGCAACTGATTGAAGGGTTTGTCACCCCGGACATTGCCCAACTCCTCGACTTCTCCACGCTGGAACTGGTGGCGGGCAGTTTTGTCACTCCGGCGATGCAGTCGCGGGAAGAGGATGTCGTCTGGCGGGTGAAGATGGCCGACACGATGCTGTACCTGTATCTGCTGCTGGAGTTTCAGTCCACGCCCGACGCGGCGATGCCGGTGCGGATGGTGCAGTACGTGGCGGCGCTGTACGACTCACTCATCAAGGAGAAGCGGGTTGACCCGCGTCGGCTGCCGCCGGTGTTGCCGGTGGTGCTGTACAACGGGGAGCGGCGGTGGCGGGTGGCGACGGACATTGGGGAGGTGATTGAGTGTCCGCCGGTGTTGCGTGCGTATCAGCCGCGGCTGCGGTACTACCTGCTGGACGAGGGGGCGTACAGCGCGCAGGAGCTGGCTGGGATACGGAACGTGGTGGCGGGGATATTTGCGTTGGAGAATGCGGAGGGCAAAGAGGAGGCGTTGGCGGTGGTGAGGCGGATTAGTGAGGCGTTGCAGGCGTTGCCGAACCGGGAGCGGATCGACCGGGTGCTGACGCAGTGGGTGAAGCGGTACTTGCAGCGGGTGCATCCTGGGGCGATGATGGCGGTGGAGGAGACTTTGGAGACGGGAGAAGGGACGATGCTGGCGACGAACGTACAGAAGTGGGCGGAAGCGTTGTTGCGGGAAGGTGTGCAGCAGGGCTTGCAGCAGGGTATGCATCGTGGGCAGCACGAGGGGAAGGTGTGGGCGTTGCGGCAACTGCTGCGGGTACGGTTTCCCGACGCCGACCTGACGCCCTACCAGTCGCGCCTGGACGCTGCCACCGACGCCGAACTGGAACATCTGCTGACCAAAGCCGCCACGGCCGCTACACTCGAAGAAGTCTTTGCGACACAATAA
- a CDS encoding DEAD/DEAH box helicase: protein MSTIFDLHSAVLDDYQNFVRSFFLIADDRARAFVDRSMEEEGYLWPEPLVQLSPAYASGPTVDELASTGHITRETARIFRLEDGHPFRLHRHQEEAIDKAARGESFVVTSGTGSGKSLCYFLPIIDSLIRHPDTGGRAAALVIYPMNALVNSQFQALDALKERYERTSGRPFPVHFAKYTGETSEAAREKIRLNPPQILLTNYVMAELLLVRPEDQRFLEQIANGERQSKVEATLPPAIRHAPFADRGLRFLVFDELHTYRGRQGADVAMLVRRLKERCAGDGLLHIGTSATMISRPDATAEERRQSVADFAKRFFGHHFGPEHVIEETLAPFTEGGPPTAEELKAAVGTPLPGDLSALRGHPLMRWLEYELGIEQSPDGTLKRRTPRELSKVAEQLAALTGGDVQRCTDALRKLLAHASRLQREGRTRAPAFKLHQFIAQGRTLYATVETHEARRFSLEGQVQAGEDKLFFPVKFCRQCGQDYYHAVQQEERFLPHPVGTEPDGDDAQAGYLMLAPGEGDWSREQLPEDWFKADGKLSPTWKERVPQAVWVRPDGAYSPFPQDGAQKMWWQPHPFSLCLGCGEYYTGRERDFVKFASLSSEGRSSATTILANSLLRHAARTGAARDKLLTFTDNRQDASLQAGHFNDFVHVALLRAALYAALRQSPELAFDRVAEAVVRASGLGLADIAQNPGLDPETPAVREVWQTFTDLTEYRLYDDLRRGWRVTHPNLEQVGLLSIEYYGLETLCQSQKLVDLHPWFRQAAGEERKTLLRAVLDQFRRKLAIRVRALEEDFQKSLRRRAGQYLNEFWGLDPEDDELRPANRFVRHRPSSRQGPGFGLSARSLIGRFLIKRLGLNAEAYDEFLGALLALLVSHGLLAIETAGSQPCYRLDASCLRWCLGQGTPPAPDPLYSRRAEAAGYAVPSRPVNAFFQHFYQSAAASLAALEAREHTAQVVRPGERERRERRFRWEGQDQTKEAETGRRLPYLVCSPTMELGVDIADLELVHLRNVPPTPANYAQRSGRAGRQGQPGLIVTYCGALNSHDQYFFRRRAEMVAGRVRPPRLDLANESLLRAHIHAVWLAHVRLPLKNSIETVIDTEQITDLPLHEEVKAQIQLSEPIRQHIGQRVRALLAADREVLARSGWFSDRWVRHVIEEAPREFDRAFDRWRELYRAATRQLQAAQAALERARSNDDQQEANRRQQEAVRQRNLLLQIGTRYEEGDFYPYRYLASEGFLPGYNFPALPVRAWVPRSSEGEFIARPRSLAIREFAPHNFLYHEGRQWESVAFQTPPGGLDERRYSQKLCLTCGAFADPHDDGCPVCHTRFDASNSLATPLLDMPNVRMKRRARITADEEERRRRGYELQTFFQFAPEGSGHRVQEADVVSGQTPLLRLVYAPSATLLRVNHGWRGSEVKGFLVDFESGEVISSADKPSHPSRPHRLERIRLAVRMTQNVLIVRPAQPEQCADQTLEATLRYALKRGIEETFELEETELAAEPIGDGEHRAMLLYETAEGGAGVLRRFVEEATTLAEVARAALEICHFELREDGLSDTRPDCRAACYECLLSFANQHEALKLNRHHIRELLFNLAAGRTEPRVRGKTRNEHLAWLRSLTDSRSELERRLLDALAEGGYRLPDDAQKRIAEPACVADFFYEPNVCVFCDGSVHDEPSQAAQDRERRAELVCRGYRVIVVRYDADIQETIARYPDVFGRDGQDVAQGS from the coding sequence ATGTCCACCATCTTTGACCTCCACTCCGCCGTTCTGGACGACTACCAAAACTTCGTCCGCTCGTTTTTCCTCATTGCCGATGACCGGGCGCGGGCATTCGTGGACCGGTCAATGGAAGAAGAGGGCTATCTCTGGCCCGAACCGCTGGTGCAGTTGAGCCCCGCCTACGCTTCCGGGCCGACCGTTGATGAACTGGCCAGCACCGGTCACATCACGCGGGAGACAGCACGTATCTTCCGCCTTGAGGACGGACACCCTTTTCGCCTTCACCGCCACCAGGAAGAAGCGATTGACAAAGCCGCACGGGGCGAAAGCTTTGTCGTCACCAGCGGCACCGGTTCGGGAAAGAGTCTCTGCTACTTTCTGCCCATCATTGACAGCCTGATCCGCCATCCCGACACCGGCGGGCGGGCCGCGGCGCTGGTCATCTACCCGATGAATGCGCTGGTCAATTCCCAGTTCCAGGCCCTGGACGCGCTCAAGGAGCGTTATGAACGCACCTCCGGCCGCCCCTTTCCGGTGCACTTTGCCAAATACACGGGAGAAACTTCTGAAGCCGCGCGCGAGAAGATACGGCTCAACCCGCCACAGATTCTGCTCACCAACTACGTCATGGCGGAACTGCTGCTGGTACGGCCCGAAGATCAGCGGTTTCTGGAGCAGATCGCGAATGGCGAACGGCAGAGCAAGGTAGAAGCCACACTGCCACCGGCGATTCGCCACGCACCATTCGCCGACCGGGGTTTACGCTTTCTGGTCTTCGACGAACTGCACACCTACCGGGGCCGGCAGGGGGCGGACGTGGCCATGCTCGTTCGCCGGCTCAAAGAACGTTGTGCCGGGGACGGCCTGTTACACATCGGCACCAGCGCCACCATGATCTCGCGGCCGGATGCCACCGCCGAAGAGCGTCGGCAAAGCGTCGCCGATTTTGCCAAGCGCTTCTTCGGTCATCATTTCGGGCCGGAGCATGTCATCGAAGAAACCCTTGCGCCTTTCACCGAAGGCGGCCCGCCGACCGCGGAAGAACTGAAAGCTGCCGTCGGGACGCCCCTGCCCGGCGACCTCTCCGCACTGCGCGGCCACCCCCTCATGCGCTGGCTGGAATATGAACTCGGCATCGAACAAAGCCCCGATGGCACACTCAAGCGCCGTACGCCACGCGAGCTTTCCAAAGTAGCCGAACAACTTGCCGCGCTGACCGGCGGCGATGTCCAGCGTTGCACCGACGCCCTGCGCAAACTGCTGGCGCACGCCAGCCGCCTCCAACGGGAGGGCCGCACCCGGGCGCCAGCGTTCAAGCTCCATCAGTTCATCGCTCAGGGTCGGACGCTCTATGCCACCGTGGAAACACACGAAGCACGGCGGTTTTCACTTGAAGGGCAGGTCCAGGCCGGCGAAGACAAGCTGTTTTTTCCAGTCAAATTCTGCCGCCAGTGCGGGCAGGACTATTACCATGCCGTGCAGCAGGAAGAGCGATTTTTGCCCCATCCGGTAGGGACAGAACCGGATGGGGACGACGCGCAGGCTGGGTATCTGATGCTGGCCCCCGGCGAGGGTGACTGGTCACGGGAACAGCTTCCCGAGGATTGGTTCAAGGCTGACGGCAAACTGAGTCCGACTTGGAAGGAGCGGGTGCCGCAGGCGGTCTGGGTCCGGCCGGACGGAGCGTATTCCCCCTTCCCGCAGGATGGAGCGCAAAAGATGTGGTGGCAGCCACACCCGTTTTCCCTGTGCCTTGGCTGTGGTGAGTACTACACCGGGCGGGAGCGCGATTTTGTCAAGTTTGCCTCACTCTCAAGCGAAGGACGCTCCAGCGCCACGACGATCCTTGCCAACTCCCTGCTGCGGCATGCGGCGCGCACCGGAGCGGCACGCGACAAACTGCTCACGTTTACGGACAACCGCCAGGACGCCTCACTGCAGGCCGGACACTTCAATGATTTCGTCCACGTGGCGCTTCTCCGGGCGGCGCTGTATGCGGCACTACGCCAATCCCCCGAACTTGCCTTTGACCGGGTGGCGGAAGCCGTCGTCCGTGCATCGGGGCTTGGTCTGGCCGACATCGCCCAGAATCCGGGCCTTGACCCGGAAACCCCGGCGGTCAGGGAAGTCTGGCAGACGTTTACCGACCTGACGGAATATCGGCTCTATGATGACCTGCGGCGGGGCTGGCGGGTGACACACCCCAACCTCGAACAGGTCGGGTTGCTCAGCATCGAGTACTACGGGCTGGAGACGCTCTGCCAAAGCCAAAAGCTGGTTGACCTTCATCCGTGGTTCAGGCAGGCCGCTGGTGAGGAACGGAAAACTCTTCTCCGGGCGGTGCTGGACCAGTTCCGGCGCAAACTGGCCATCCGGGTTCGCGCACTGGAGGAAGATTTCCAGAAAAGCCTGCGCCGGCGTGCCGGGCAATACCTCAACGAGTTCTGGGGACTTGACCCGGAGGATGACGAACTGCGCCCGGCTAACCGCTTTGTCCGGCACCGTCCGTCAAGCCGTCAGGGACCAGGCTTTGGACTGAGCGCGCGCAGTCTCATTGGCCGCTTTCTCATCAAGCGCCTTGGGCTGAACGCCGAGGCGTACGACGAGTTTCTCGGCGCACTTCTTGCGCTTCTGGTCAGCCACGGACTGCTCGCCATCGAAACGGCAGGCAGCCAGCCGTGCTACCGACTCGATGCCTCATGTCTTCGCTGGTGTCTGGGACAGGGGACGCCGCCAGCTCCCGATCCCCTCTACTCACGACGCGCAGAAGCGGCGGGCTACGCGGTCCCTTCCCGTCCTGTCAACGCCTTCTTCCAGCATTTTTACCAGTCGGCGGCCGCCAGCCTGGCGGCGCTCGAAGCCAGAGAACACACGGCGCAGGTGGTCAGGCCCGGCGAGCGGGAGCGCCGCGAACGGCGCTTCCGTTGGGAGGGGCAGGACCAGACAAAAGAGGCGGAGACGGGTCGCCGACTGCCCTACCTCGTCTGCTCCCCGACGATGGAACTGGGTGTGGATATTGCCGATCTGGAGCTGGTGCATCTGCGTAACGTTCCGCCGACACCGGCAAACTACGCACAGCGCAGCGGACGTGCCGGACGGCAGGGACAACCCGGGCTGATCGTGACCTACTGCGGCGCGCTCAACAGCCATGACCAGTACTTTTTCCGCCGCCGTGCCGAAATGGTAGCCGGGCGAGTGCGACCGCCACGGCTGGATTTGGCCAACGAGTCGCTGCTGCGCGCGCACATCCATGCGGTCTGGCTGGCGCACGTACGCCTGCCCCTGAAGAACTCGATTGAAACCGTCATTGATACCGAACAGATCACAGACCTGCCTCTGCACGAAGAGGTAAAAGCCCAGATTCAGCTTTCTGAACCGATCCGCCAGCACATCGGGCAGCGCGTGCGCGCCCTGCTCGCGGCCGACCGTGAAGTTCTCGCCAGAAGCGGCTGGTTCAGCGACCGCTGGGTGCGGCATGTCATCGAAGAGGCCCCCCGCGAATTTGACCGGGCGTTTGACCGCTGGCGGGAACTCTACCGGGCGGCCACCCGCCAGTTGCAGGCGGCCCAGGCTGCCCTGGAGCGCGCCCGCAGCAACGATGACCAGCAGGAAGCCAATCGCCGCCAGCAGGAAGCCGTACGCCAGCGCAACCTGCTCCTGCAGATCGGAACCAGGTATGAAGAAGGGGACTTTTATCCCTACCGGTATCTGGCCAGTGAAGGTTTTTTGCCCGGCTACAACTTTCCGGCGCTGCCGGTGCGCGCCTGGGTGCCACGCAGCAGTGAAGGTGAATTCATTGCCCGGCCGCGGTCGCTGGCGATCCGGGAGTTTGCGCCCCACAACTTTCTCTATCACGAGGGACGCCAGTGGGAATCAGTGGCCTTCCAGACGCCTCCGGGCGGACTGGATGAACGCCGGTACAGCCAGAAACTATGTCTGACCTGTGGCGCTTTTGCCGACCCGCACGACGATGGCTGTCCCGTCTGCCACACCCGGTTTGATGCTTCCAACAGCCTGGCAACCCCTTTGCTCGATATGCCCAATGTGCGGATGAAACGCCGCGCACGCATTACGGCCGATGAGGAGGAACGCCGGCGGCGGGGGTACGAGCTGCAAACGTTTTTCCAGTTTGCCCCGGAAGGTTCCGGCCACCGTGTCCAGGAAGCCGATGTGGTCAGCGGACAAACGCCGCTGCTGCGCCTGGTCTATGCCCCGTCGGCGACGCTGCTCCGCGTCAATCACGGCTGGCGCGGCTCGGAAGTCAAAGGCTTCCTGGTGGACTTTGAAAGTGGCGAGGTCATTTCGTCGGCTGACAAGCCGAGTCATCCTTCCCGTCCGCACCGTCTGGAACGCATCCGATTGGCGGTACGCATGACGCAGAACGTCCTGATCGTACGCCCGGCCCAACCCGAACAGTGCGCGGATCAGACGCTGGAAGCCACCCTGCGCTACGCCCTCAAGCGGGGCATTGAAGAGACCTTCGAGCTGGAAGAGACGGAACTGGCGGCCGAGCCCATCGGCGACGGGGAGCACCGGGCCATGCTGCTGTACGAAACAGCCGAAGGCGGAGCAGGTGTCCTGCGGAGATTTGTGGAAGAGGCAACCACGCTGGCTGAGGTGGCGCGTGCCGCGCTTGAGATTTGTCACTTTGAACTCCGGGAGGACGGCCTGAGCGACACCCGACCGGATTGCCGCGCGGCGTGCTACGAGTGCCTGTTGAGCTTCGCCAACCAGCATGAAGCGCTCAAACTCAACCGGCACCACATCCGGGAGTTGCTGTTCAACCTGGCCGCCGGCCGTACGGAGCCGCGGGTGAGAGGCAAAACGCGCAACGAACACCTGGCGTGGCTGCGGTCCCTCACCGATTCCCGCTCCGAACTTGAACGGCGGTTGCTTGACGCGCTTGCCGAAGGCGGCTACCGGCTGCCCGATGACGCACAGAAGCGGATTGCCGAGCCGGCCTGTGTGGCAGACTTTTTCTATGAACCCAATGTCTGTGTGTTCTGCGATGGCTCAGTGCACGACGAGCCATCCCAGGCCGCGCAGGACCGTGAACGACGTGCGGAACTCGTATGCCGTGGCTACCGCGTCATCGTCGTGCGTTATGACGCCGACATACAGGAAACGATCGCCCGTTATCCCGATGTCTTTGGTCGCGACGGACAAGACGTAGCTCAAGGTTCCTGA